A single window of Aspergillus oryzae RIB40 DNA, chromosome 8 DNA harbors:
- a CDS encoding uncharacterized protein (predicted protein): MHLLTTPLLYRILSFQTSPERTRIVGIILSLLFTVVMVVHMVMDEFLLHAVTFGTAVYLIATRTLKIIPRLIPDPVTRKNIQSVALFGCASFIFGYLVWLIDEWACRVLTKTRQAVGLPLAFLWHVFTAIGGYIAVAIIDLLTSGEVRNDSTEHLAWPIPVIARLTARGNGLARKDK, translated from the exons ATGCATCTGTTGACAACGCCCCTTCTGTACCGCatcctctctttccagaCCAGTCCGGAGCGCACCCGGATAGTGGGCAttattctctccctcctaTTCACTGTTGTGATGGTCGTGCACATGGTCATGGATgaattcctccttcacgCCGTTACCTTCGGCACGGCGGTCTATTTGATCGCAACACGTACGCTCAAGATCATCCCCCGACTAATCCCCGACCCGGTAACCCGGAAAAACATTCAAAGCGTAGCGCTCTTTGGATGTG CGAGCTTTATCTTTGGTTACCTGGTGTGGTTGATTGACGAATGGGCCTGTCGGGTTTTGACCAAAACAAGGCAAGCCGTTGGTTTGCCCTTGGCGTTTCT GTGGCATGTCTTCACTGCAATTGGCGGCTATATTGCTGTCGCGATTATCGACCTGTTGACATCGGGCGAAGTGCGCAACGATTCCACAGAGCACCTTGCCTGGCCCATTCCTGTTATCGCGAGGTTGACGGCAAGAGGAAACGGCTTGGCTCGGAAAGACAAATAA
- a CDS encoding uncharacterized protein (predicted protein): MQFLIVAASFVAVATAIPASNGISATNIQSAADINNIASAWTKAKEDDGCSWLACISSVVGQSATCAAAAAELALNPIADVACVAGLGTMTCFGNRNQRLGKGL; the protein is encoded by the exons ATGCAGTTCCTCATTGTCGCCGCTTCTTTCGTCGCTGTTGCCACTGCCATCCCGGCTTCCAACGGCATCTCTGCCACCAACATCCAGAGCGCTGCTgacatcaacaacatcgcCTCTGCCTGgaccaaggccaaggaagatgatggatgcaGCTGGCTCG CCTGCATCAGCTCCGTCGTTGGACAGAGCGCCACTTgcgccgctgccgctgccgaGCTTGCTCTCA ACCCCATTGCCGATGTTGCCTGTGTCGCTGGACTTGGCACCATGACT TGCTTTGGAAATCGCAACCAAAGGCTAGGGAAAGGATTGTGA
- a CDS encoding uncharacterized protein (amino acid transporters), translating into MKIFSYITGWLTVIGWQATYATVCYMGGNYIETLVTLTNPSYQPKIWRQVLISYAIALFGFIINIAGGKVMPRFEGAILILHILGFFAILIPMVYMANHNTAEQVFTQFLNEGQWPSQGLSFFVGLIGPVFAFAGGDAALSEEITHATVAVPLSLMLTVLINGTLGFSMLIALLFCVEDIKGALEARVPFLTIFHQATGSVAGTAAAGSIIVVMGSCSSAGMLASTSRQFWSFARDRGIPGWRLWTKVTTHTAIPAYAVTITTIIACLLSLIGIGSDLAFNDLMSLSTSGLFSSYLVVAGLLLWRRCTGGISGSKSKHTLINTAGAQLVWGPFHVPGVWGILINAFAVAFMTIAVFFSFWPPMNNVSAESMNYSVVGMGGVILLSLLYYLVRARKVYKGPVVELQVGYRA; encoded by the exons ATGAAAATTTTCAGCTACATCACAG GCTGGCTTACGGTAATTGGCTGGCAGGCCACTTACGCGACCGTCTGCTACATGGGTGGGAACTATATTGAGACCCTGGTGACCCTCACCAATCCCTCATACCAGCCTAAAATATGGCGACAGGTGCTGATCAGTTATGCGATTGCACTTTTCgggttcatcatcaacattgcTGGAGGAAAGGTAATGCCGCGGTTTGAAGGCGCAATTCTAATCCTCCATattcttggcttctttgccATTCT GATTCCTATGGTCTACATGGCCAATCACAATACAGCCGAGCAGGTCTTTACCCAATTCCTGAACGAGGGCCAATGGCCCTCTCAGggcctttctttctttgttggccTGATTGGACCCGTATTTGCTTTTGCAGGGGGTGATGCTGCA CTATCCGAAGAAATCACCCATGCCACAGTTGCGGTGCCCTTGTCGTTGATGCTAACGGTGCTAATCAATGGTACCCTCGGCTTTAGCATGCTAATCGCCTTGCTCTTTTGCgtcgaggatatcaaaggGGCTCTCGAGGCACGAGTCCCCTTCCTGACTATATTCCACCAGGCAACGGGGTCCGTCGCGGGCACCGCTGCTGCAGGTTCCATTATTGTTGTAATGGGCAGTTGTTCATCAGCCGGCATGCTGGCCTCGACGTCACGACAATTCTGGTCCTTTGCGCGTGACCGGGGCATCCCTGGATGGCGGCTGTGGACAAAGGTCACCACTCATACCGCAATTCCAGCATACGCTGTCACCATAACCACCATCATTGCCTGTCTGCTGAGTCTTATTGGTATTGGCTCTGACCTAGCCTTCAATGACTTAATGTCCTTGTCCACCTCGGGTTTGTTTTCATCATACCTGGTCGTGGCCGGACTTTTGCTCTGGCGACGCTGCACGGGTGGAATCAGTGGGTCTAAGAGTAAGCATACCTTGATCAATACAGCAGGAGCCCAGCTTGTCTGGGGTCCCTTTCATGTTCCGGGGGTTTGGGGTATTCTTATTAATGCTTTTGCTGTGGCCTTTATGACTATTGcagtcttcttcagtttctggCCACCGATGAATAATGTATCGGCTGAGTCAATGAACTATAGTGTAGTGGGAATGGGGGGCGTCATTCTGTTGAGTTTGTTATATTATCTTGTCCGTGCTAGGAAGGTATACAAGGGACCTGTGGTGGAACTTCAAGTTGGTTATCGTGCCTAG
- a CDS encoding MFS transporter (synaptic vesicle transporter SVOP and related transporters (major facilitator superfamily)), translated as MDPENQSEWTKPACERHIPFWRQVIDQGAITQDVLHHNYPGSGTETEPFLVSWLPDDPRNPMLFTTFKKVGITVVVSTATLAVALASSAYSGSTKQVMEGLDVGTEVATLGLSLFVIGFALGPLFWAPLSEFIGRQYPFIVSFGAMTVFLAGCAGAQNIQTLLVLRFLAGTAGSSPLTNAGGVISDMFRAEQRGLALCLFAAAPFMGPVIGPVIGGFLGMNAGWKWVEGFLAALSGVLWLMMACFVPETYAPVLLRQRAKRLSQKTGMVYRSKLDVENEGSVSLKRMFATSLLRPWVLLFREPIVFMLSIYIAIIYGALFMMFAAFPIVYQRGRGWNQGVGGLAFMGIAVGMIVGTIYTIPDNRRYTRTVKRHGGFAPPESRLPPVMLSAVCIPVGLFWFAWTNSPSVHWMASIAAGVPFGCGIVLLYLGIMGYLIDSYTIFAASVLAANAVLRSLFGGIFPLFTAYMYEGLGIHWASSIPAFLTVACMPFPFIFYRYGEAIRKRCPYSAQSEVYVRKLQVAAQQSENVSVADADTDAVHAAIDGRVWFFPESDVANGWDTPAGNGSELWYQISFESSTKTASAEIAFFANSTQGFDAPEKYSIQVNVSGEWAEVSNANYSSPVANGITRATWDGVDADKIRLVFAPQEEKKVRLVEFKVFGEVVAEN; from the exons atggacCCAGAAAATCAATCCGAATGGACCAAGCCAGCTTGTGAACGGCACATACCCTTTTGGCGCCAAGTGATAGACCAAGGAGCAATTACTCAGGATGTTCTGCATCATAATTATCCTGGGTCGGGGACGGAAACAGAACCCTTCCTAGTCTCCTGGCTGCCAGATGACCCCAGAAACCCTATGCTCTTCACAACATTCAAGAAGGTCGGCATCACAGTCGTCGTCTCCACAGCAACATTGGCCGTTGCCCTCGCTTCCTCAGCATATTCTGGATCTACCAAACAAGTGATGGAGGGCTTGGACGTCGGCACGGAGGTTGCAACGCTGGGACTATCGCTTTTTGTTATCGGCTTTGCACTCGGACCATTGTTCTGGGCCCCGCTAAGCGAGTTCATTGGTCGCCAATATCCCTTCATTGTCTCATTTGGCGCGATGACAGTCTTTTTGGCTGGATGTGCCGGCGCACAGAATATACAGACCTTGTTGGTTCTGCGTTTTCTAGCAGGCACAGCGGGATCATCTCCACTGACAAATGCCGGGGGTGTGATCAGCGATATGTTTCGAGCTGAGCAACGGGGACTTGCTCTATGCCTCTTTGCAGCAGCACCCTTCATGGGGCCTGTTATTGGACCGGTCATTGGTGGATTTCTGGGAATGAATGCTGGATGGAAATGGGTGGAAGGCTTCCTGGCTGCGCTTTCAGGAGTTTTGTGGCTTATGATGGCATGCTTCGTCCCTGAAACGTACGCGCCagttcttctccgccaaaGAGCAAAGCGTCTTTCACAGAAAACTGGCATGGTTTATCGCTCAAAGCTAGATGTCGAGAATGAAGGTTCCGTTTCTTTGAAACGGATGTTCGCCACCTCTTTATTGAGACCTTGGGTTCTGCTATTTCGGGAGCCTATTGTATTTATGTTATCTATATACATCGCTATCATTTATGGTGCACTCTTCATGATGTTCGCCGCGTTTCCGATTGTGTACCAACGTGGCCGGGGCTGGAACCAAGGCGTGGGAGGACTCGCCTTCATGGGCATTGCTGTGGGTATGATTGTCGGAACAATCTACACAATTCCAGACAACAGACGCTACACGCGAACGGTCAAAAGACATGGAGGGTTCGCGCCTCCAGAGTCACGCCTGCCACCGGTGATGCTCTCTGCAGTGTGTATTCCTGTCGGTCTCTTTTGGTTCGCATGGACCAACTCCCCGTCCGTTCATTGGATGGCCAGTATAGCAGCCGGCGTTCCTTTCGGCTGTGGGATCGTTCTTCTATACCTAGGCATCATGGGCTACCTTATCGATTCTTATACAATTTTCGCGGCGTCTGTCTTGGCGGCTAATGCGGTTCTGCGATCTCTGTTTGGAGGGATTTTCCCGCTCTTCACGGCGTACATGTATGAAGGACTGGGGATTCATTGGGCCTCCTCAATCCCCGCCTTTCTTACGGTCGCATGTATGCCTTTTCCATTTATTTTCTACCGATACGGGGAAGCGATTCGCAAGCGATGTCCGTATTCTGCCCAGTCAGAAGTGTACGTGCGAAAGTTACAGGTGGCAGCGCAGCAGAGCGAAAA TGTCTCCGTCGCAGACGCAGACACCGACGCCGTCCACGCCGCCATCGACGGCCGAGTCTGGTTCTTCCCGGAGTCCGACGTCGCGAACGGATGGGATACGCCTGCTGGTAACGGCAGTGAACTATGGTACCAGATCAGCTTCGAGTCTTCAACCAAGACTGCGAGCGCGGAGATTGCCTTTTTCGCTAATAGCACGCAAGGCTTTGATGCTCCTGAGAAATATAGTATTCAGGTCAACGTATCCGGCGAGTGGGCAGAAGTGTCAAACGCGAATTATAGTTCCCCGGTTGCGAACGGAATTACCCGGGCCACTTGGGATGGCGTCGACGCGGATAAGATCCGACTTGTTTTCGCGCcgcaagaggagaaaaaggttcGGCTGGTGGAGTTCAAGGTTTTCGGGGAGGTTGTGGCTGAGAATTGA
- a CDS encoding putative NRPS-like enzyme (predicted protein): MEQPQTPVNAGQRLLTNVVDEIAQSNPQKRLGVIPSALEASEGFRDVSFGDLAHAVNALSWWIEKQIGKAENNETVAYMGRNDILYLIFILACNKTGYKVKLLKIPLLPSSRLSIEAYQHILGVTECHRFFYSHDKERQVSEMKNFLKDIDFYEVPATADILNCSHVPEPYPFTKTFAEAEDDVAFIIHSSGTTGVTTGMPKPVPLTHGFVATLDSVGYLPIPAGRRVAAPNDPSSSNLVLVTTPFFHLMGLYGLTCAIFHNTPFVNLPDRPVSVDLVLDTIRATNPTITLLAPAILEDISQTQAGLDCLGTLNAVIYAGAPLAADIGNRIVPYTKVVTLLGSSEMGIISSLVPEGDGNWGYFEWNPAYGVEMQHRGEGLYEFVIPRRENSRAIHGIFHTFPDKTEYGSNDLFVQHPSNPTLWKYHGRFDDVIVLSNGEKLNPVTLEKMVECHPKIGRAVLIGQGRFQTSLLVEPHWDEQEKAIDEAAFIDEIWPVVERANETVPNYGRITKTMIKLSSPEKPFKTTPKGTTQRRAVNRDYKEEIDAIYASADQQLNGSLPDIITLNNITQYVNETICSLLEREAIDNDEDLYSAGLDSLQTIQLATILCNGVFCQVPAGDRPRITAQHIYAHSTVNQLAEFLLKVIAGDSVASIPRHDRIQNMVAKYTEDIPARPYSQAQLPPTSTVILTGSTGSLGAYLLHILLTNKNVSKVYCFNRSDAQSRQIQSFKEKGLDAAPLSDPSRVEFLKVSFGELHFGIDDTKYASLLSTVDLIIHNAWKVNFNHPLESFEDPHIKGVREFISFSLESKYKAHLSFVSSVATVGAWTSEMGAVVPELPLEDDTAVLKQGYGESKHVSERMCVIASKKAQVPTTIFRVGQIAGPTTKSGLWNPDEWLPTIVATSKALGKVPSDLGSMPIDWVPVDKLAQITVEALQTRRRSLTETPNAFFHLMNPNHAAWSSLIPAIESKYNTQTVPFGEWISDLESIKNPSDQDVREKPALKLLDFYRGLSSAGGMLSADISVERTKEASETMRGLGPISAELMENWMEQWGF; this comes from the exons ATGGAACAACCACAAACTCCTGTCAACGCCGGACAGCGCCTTCTCACGAACGTCGTTGATGAAATTGCCCAGTCCAATCCCCAGAAGAGGCTCGGTGTTATTCCCAGTGCTCTCGAGGCATCAGAAGGTTTCCGGGACGTGTCGTTTGGCGATCTTGCCCATGCAGTCAATGCGCTCTCATGGTGGATTGAGAAGCAGATCGGAAAGGCCGAGAACAATGAGACTGTGGCATATATGGGTAGAAATGACATTCTCTACCTGATCTTCATACTTGCATGCAACAAGACTGGCTATAAGgtaaaattattaaaaatc CCTTTACTCCCTTCGAGCCGACTTTCCATCGAAGCTTATCAACATATCCTGGGTGTGACCGAGTGTCATAGGTTCTTCTACAGCCATGACAAAGAACGACAGGTATCAGAGATGAAGAACTTTCTCAAAGACATAGATTTTTACGAAGTACCAGCGACAGCCGATATCCTCAACTGCAGCCACGTACCAGAGCCATACCCTTTTACCAAGACTTTCGCCGAGgccgaggatgatgttgctTTTATTATTCACAGTTCCGGAACAACAG GCGTGACCACAGGAATGCCAAAACCCGTTCCCCTAACGCACGGTTTCGTCGCAACTCTAGACTCTGTTGGCTATCTGCCTATCCCAGCCGGCCGTCGTGTGGCTGCGCCAAACGATCCGAGCTCTAGCAACCTTGTCCTCGTTACTACTCCCTTCTTTCACCTCATGGGTCTATACGGCCTCACGTGTGCTATCTTCCACAATACCCCCTTCGTCAACCTCCCCGACAGGCCAGTCTCGGTTGACCTTGTCCTGGACACAATACGCGCAACAAATCCAACTATTACTTTGCTTGCCCCAGCCATCCTGGAAGATATAAGTCAAACTCAGGCCGGACTGGATTGTCTCGGAACACTAAACGCAGTCATTTATGCGGGTGCTCCCCTGGCAGCGGATATCGGCAACCGAATCGTCCCCTACACTAAAGTCGTTACTCTCCTAGGCTCAAGTGAAATGGGCATCATCAGCTCTCTGGTCCCAGAGGGAGACGGAAACTGGGGCTATTTCGAGTGGAACCCTGCATATGGAGTGGAGATGCAGCACAGAGGCGAGGGACTGTATGAGTTTGTTATTCCTCGTCGGGAGAACTCTCGAGCTATCCATGGTATCTTCCATACCTTCCCTGACAAGACGGAATATGGATCGAATGACTTGTTCGTCCAACACCCGTCAAACCCTACCTTGTGGAAGTACCATGGTCGCTTTGATGACGTGATTGTGCTCAGCAATGGTGAGAAGCTCAATCCGGTGACTCTGGAAAAGATGGTCGAGTGCCACCCGAAGATCGGTCGGGCAGTTTTGATCGGGCAGGGTCGGTTTCAGACTTCGTTGCTGGTTGAACCACACTGGGATGAACAGGAGAAGGCTATTGACGAGGCTGCATTCATCGATGAGATCTGGCCTGTGGTTGAACGGGCAAACGAGACCGTGCCGAACTATGGACGCATTACCAAAACCATGATTAAGCTCTCTTCCCCTGAAAAGCCCTTCAAAACGACACCCAAGGGTACGACGCAGCGTCGGGCAGTTAACAGAGATTATaaggaggagatcgacgCAATTTACGCTTCTGCTGATCAACAGTTGAATGGCTCACTTCCTGACATAATCACCCTGAACAACATCACGCAATACGTTAACGAAACCATCTGCTCTCTGCTCGAGCGGGAGGCAATTGACAACGATGAAGACTTGTATTCTGCAGGCCTTGATTCTTTACAAACTATCCAACTGGCGACGATACTCTGTAATGGCGTCTTTTGCCAAGTGCCCGCTGGCGATCGTCCACGGATCACAGCTCAGCATATCTATGCCCATTCTACAGTGAACCAGTTGGCAGAATTCCTCCTAAAGGTAATTGCTGGCGACTCTGTCGCAAGCATTCCTCGTCACGACAGAATTCAGAACATGGTAGCCAAATACACAGAGGACATCCCAGCACGCCCTTACTCCCAGGCTCAACTCCCTCCTACCTCCACAGTTATATTAACCGGATCGACCGGGTCACTGGGCGCTTATCTGCTGCATATCCTTTTGACGAACAAAAATGTCTCCAAAGTCTACTGCTTCAACCGCTCCGACGCCCAGTCACGCCAAATCCAAAGCTTCAAGGAAAAGGGCCTCGACGCTGCCCCCCTTTCCGACCCTTCAAGAGTCGAATTCCTCAAGGTATCCTTTGGAGAGCTACATTTCGGGATCGACGACACAAAATACGCCTCCCTCCTAAGCACAGTAGATCTAATCATCCACAACGCCTGGAAAGTCAACTTCAACCACCCCCTCGAATCCTTCGAAGACCCTCACATCAAGGGTGTCCGAGAGTTTATCTCCTTTAGCCTCGAAAGCAAATACAAGGCACACCTCTCCTTCGTCTCATCAGTCGCTACAGTTGGCGCCTGGACTTCAGAGATGGGAGCTGTTGTCCCCGAACTCCCACTTGAGGATGACACAGCGGTACTAAAGCAGGGATACGGGGAATCAAAGCATGTCTCGGAACGCATGTGCGTGATTGCATCTAAGAAGGCTCAGGTGCCTACTACTATCTTCAGAGTTGGGCAGATTGCTGGCCCAACCACTAAGAGTGGACTTTGGAACCCTGATGAATGGCTCCCGACTATTGTCGCCACGTCGAAGGCTCTCGGAAAGGTTCCGAGTGATCTCGGTTCGATGCCTATTGATTGGGttcctgtt GATAAACTGGCCCAGATAACAGTTGAAGCTCTCCAGACCCGCCGGAGATCCCTCACCGAGACGCCGAATGCTTTCTTCCACCTTATGAACCCTAACCATGCGGCGTGGTCGTCGCTCATCCCCGCCATCGAATCTAAATATAACACACAAACGGTCCCCTTTGGCGAATGGATCAGTGATCTGGAATCTATCAAGAACCCATCGGACCAGGATGTTCGGGAGAAGCCAGCTTTGAAGCTCCTCGATTTCTATCGCGGCCTGTCAAGCGCCGGGGGCATGCTATCGGCTGATATCAGTGTGGAGAGGACGAAGGAGGCAAGCGAGACTATGAGGGGCTTGGGGCCTATTTCGGCTGAGTTGATGGAGAACTGGATGGAGCAGTGGGGATTTTAA
- a CDS encoding uncharacterized protein (predicted protein), translated as MHHFIIIITLYLSALVAGGGIVSKPQPPPDGGIPMTDMKPGSSPETNIHKGGALQSECRFLKVHITSPSTTSKTPAQDPKKQGKGPTTITTPYRQVLLTADCRRPKSDPTKGILDDDWRETKLDLDKCVGWDAQTQKLTPESDGKGLMKGDCWSCDYFSEVMGAANKGEFECYCDNVEKKSKHKIPHSKDKSLKVKFDLGMSSSVGLGLGWVANVVIDSVLWSKDGRLNCHKHIGS; from the coding sequence ATGCATCactttattattattatcactTTATATCTCTCTGCCTTGGTAGCTGGCGGCGGAATAGTCTCAAAGCCCCAACCTCCACCAGACGGAGGCATACCCATGACAGACATGAAACCCGGCTCTTCCCCCGAAACCAACATTCACAAAGGAGGAGCATTACAGTCCGAATGCCGATTCCTCAAAGTCCACATAACCTCCccctcaacaacatcaaaaaCCCCAGCCCAAGatccaaagaaacaaggaaaaggaccCACCACAATAACAACCCCATACCGTCAAGTTCTCCTAACAGCCGACTGCCGTCGACCCAAGTCAGACCCCACGAAGGGAATCCTAGACGACGACTGGAGAGAGACAAAACTGGACTTAGACAAATGCGTTGGTTGGGATGCACAGACACAGAAGCTCACGCCGGAGTCTGATGGGAAGGGACTGATGAAGGGTGATTGCTGGAGCTGTGATTATTTTTCCGAAGTCATGGGTGCAGCAAATAAGGGGGAGTTTGAATGTTATTGTGATAAtgtggagaagaagtcaaagcATAAGATTCCGCATTCGAAGGATAAGTCGCTTAAGGTTAAGTTTGATCTTGGTATGTCGTCCtctgttgggttgggtttggggtggGTTGCTAATGTGGTTATAGATTCTGTGCTTTGGTCGAAGGATGGTCGTTTGAATTGTCATAAGCATATTGGGTCTTGA
- a CDS encoding uncharacterized protein (predicted protein), whose translation MAFLHSLSAVELGRCDRIVQHARRPPGGIMDLVCGHQCRGYLAIVSGTLRLVARSDIRSQYLQGYAPGWIERSDGGGLYHAIDLCMQGLTEEDIQDRVYGSKITFVLEQSMVLVQWGCKACQEQRWLYQSRS comes from the exons ATGGCCTTCCTTCACTCTTTGTCAGCAGTTGAGCTGGGCCGATGTGACCGAATAGTTCAGCATGCACGACGACCGCCTGGTGGAATCATGGACCTGGTTTGCGGTCACCAGTGTCGTGGTTATCTGGCGATAGTAAGCGGTACCCTTCGCTTGGTTGCTCGGTCTGACATCCGTTCCCAGTATCTCCAGGGGTATGCTCCTGGGTGGATTGAAAGGTCTGATGGTGGAGGATTATATCATGCTATTGACTTAT GCATGCAGGGCCTtaccgaggaagacatcCAGGATCGCGTCTACGGAAGCAAAATCACCTTTGTTCTGGAGCAATCGATGGTATTGGTGCAATGGGGGTGCAAAGCCT GTCAGGAACAAAGATGGCTCTACCAGTCAAGATCCTGA
- a CDS encoding purine-cytosine permease family protein (predicted protein), whose protein sequence is MEIEREQKSLWHVGIESHDGSLESPTERTNTAVDPGDEGEKRMRHIQEGNGLLRSLRNFETWIDRKLGVEAMGVERVPEDKRRPPQKLNMMFFWFSVLISPTLIPIGSLGPIFGLSVHSSVILTIFAALLGTIAPAFTATLSPPSGLRQVAVARYAFGIWGAKFCGLLNIIVNGGYAVIAAVVGGQLLVAVSGDSVPLAAGIVIIVAIGFLVSFCGFTLIHHYERYAWIVALVLICVTWGQSARYFSPTPGLSQLSGIDYSGACLSYFAVVFGVACSWCPIAGDYYIHYPADTSKWLVFSLTYFGQVLPTIFVGTLGNHFGGIITSNDEMSAIYNTKGTGALILATLRPAGWAKFACTIFALTFLANVIANIYSSALCIQLWGKHFLAIPRFIWCALTSAIVLALAWGGRNKLEAIIDNFLAILGYWTLAFALILAIEHFWFRPRLGGYDLSAWQDPKRMPVGIAGTAALLIGIGFSFLGMCQTWYVSPVARRIGKSGGDVGDYLVFASVGVFYPVLRTLEIRLVGR, encoded by the exons ATGGAGATTGAGCGCGAACAGAAAAGCCTCTGGCATGTGGGCATCGAGTCGCACGATGGTTCCCTCGAGTCACCCACTGAGCGCACGAATACTGCGGTTGACCCGGGTGAcgagggagagaagcgcATGAGACATATCCAAGAGGGCAACGGGCTATTGCGATCGCTGCGCAATTTCGAGACCTGGATCGACCGCAAATTGGGCGTGGAGGCCATGGGGGTCGAGCGAGTGCCAGAGGATAAGCGACGACCACCACAGAAATTGAAT ATGATgttcttttggttctctGTCCTGATAAGCCCAACGCTGATCCCTATCGGCTCACTGGGTCCTATCTTTGGCCTCTCAGTGCACAGCTCAGTCATCCTGACTATCTTCGCGGCGCTCCTTGGGACCATTGCACCCGCTTTTACCGCGACGCTGAGCCCACCAAGCGGCCTCCGCCAGGTGGCAGTCGCCCGCTATGCATTCGGCATCTGGGGTGCGAAGTTTTGCGGCCTGTTGAATATTATTGTCAATGGCGGATATGCGGTCATTGCTGCAGTGGTCGGAGGCCAGCTTCTTGTGGCCGTATCCGGCGATTCGGTCCCACTGGCGGCAGGGATTGTTATTATCGTCGCGATCGGCTTCCTCGTGTCCTTTTGCGGCTTCACTCTCATCCATCACTACGAACGATACGCCTGGATCGTTGCATTGGTACTCATCTGCGTGACATGGGGACAGTCCGCGCGGTACTTCTCTCCCACCCCAGGGCTGAGCCAGCTCAGCGGCATCGACTACAGCGGTGCCTGTCTGAGCTATTTCGCTGTCGTCTTCGGCGTCGCCTGCTCATGGTGTCCCATCGCAGGGGATTACTACATCCACTACCCAGCCGACACAAGCAAATGGCTCGTCTTCTCCCTCACCTACTTCGGACAAGTCCTCCCAACTATCTTCGTCGGCACGTTGGGCAACCACTTCGGCGGGATCATCACCTCCAACGACGAGATGTCAGCAATATACAACACAAAAGGAACAGGAGCTCTAATTCTAGCTACACTCCGACCAGCAGGTTGGGCCAAATTCGCCTGTACCATTTTCGCCCTAACCTTCC TCGCAAACGTAATAGCAAACATCTACTCCAGCGCCCTCTGCATCCAACTCTGGGGCAAACACTTCCTCGCCATCCCCCGCTTCATCTGGTGTGCCCTAACATCCGCCATCGTTCTCGCCCTCGCCTGGGGCGGCCGCAACAAGCTCGAAGCCATCATCGACAATTTCCTCGCCATACTGGGCTACTGGACCCTTGCTTTCGCGCTCATCCTCGCCATCGAGCACTTCTGGTTCCGGCCCCGTCTCGGCGGTTACGACCTCAGTGCTTGGCAGGATCCGAAGCGCATGCCTGTGGGGATCGCGGGTACGGCGGCTTTGTTGATTGGAATCGGGTTCTCGTTTTTAGGGATGTGTCAGACTTGG TATGTGTCGCCAGTGGCGAGAAGGATTGGGAAGAGTGGTGGGGATGTGGGGGATTATCTGGTTTTTGCTTCAGTGGGGGTGTTTTATCCCGTTTTGAGGACTTTGGAGATAAGGCTTGTGGGGAGGTGA